Proteins found in one Vagococcus carniphilus genomic segment:
- a CDS encoding NAD(P)/FAD-dependent oxidoreductase has product MYDITIIGAGVSGSSLAYELSKYDVSVCVLEAENDVAVKTTKANSAILHAGYDPLPGSLNAKLNVEGSVLAKEICSKLDVPRNQIGSLVVAFSEEDLEMVQTLYERGVKNKVPDIQILTKEETLAKEPNLNPDIYGALYAPSAAVVNPWEYTIAMAEVAIQNGVTFSFNQKVKDIQKVGDHFEIKTDKETIESEYIINAAGVNAGEIHELVSEPTFKTIPCRGEYYLLDLEETDTVKHIVFQCPTKVGKGILVAPTTHGNIIVGPNAENIPDEWVNTGKDVANTATGLKGVAEGAKKSVPTINLANSIRNFSGVRANTDREDFIIEQVMPQFYDVAGIKSPGLTAAPANSLYLIELMKQDGLVLDKKNDYVDERKRIHFNQASIEEKQQLISENPDYGRIICRCENITEADIRESLHQTLPAKSVEGVKRRTIAGMGRCQGGFCGPRVVEIIADELNISPLEVDLDRWNSHILVSQSKEVL; this is encoded by the coding sequence ATGTACGATATTACGATTATTGGAGCTGGTGTTAGTGGTTCCTCATTAGCGTATGAACTAAGTAAATATGATGTCAGTGTTTGTGTATTAGAAGCAGAAAATGATGTGGCAGTTAAAACAACCAAAGCAAATAGCGCTATTTTACATGCAGGATACGATCCATTACCAGGGTCATTGAATGCGAAGCTAAATGTAGAAGGTTCTGTTTTAGCCAAAGAAATTTGTAGTAAATTAGATGTCCCAAGAAATCAGATTGGTTCTCTTGTTGTTGCTTTTTCAGAAGAAGACTTGGAAATGGTACAGACACTTTATGAACGTGGGGTAAAAAATAAAGTGCCCGATATCCAGATTTTAACGAAAGAAGAAACATTAGCTAAAGAACCTAATTTGAATCCAGATATTTATGGTGCTCTTTACGCACCAAGTGCAGCAGTGGTAAATCCTTGGGAATACACAATTGCTATGGCAGAAGTTGCCATTCAAAATGGAGTGACTTTTTCTTTTAATCAAAAAGTTAAAGACATCCAAAAAGTAGGAGATCATTTTGAGATAAAAACAGATAAAGAAACAATTGAAAGTGAATATATTATTAATGCTGCAGGTGTTAATGCTGGGGAGATTCATGAACTTGTTTCAGAGCCAACTTTTAAAACAATCCCATGTCGTGGGGAATATTATTTACTTGATTTAGAAGAAACAGATACTGTCAAACATATCGTTTTTCAATGCCCAACAAAAGTAGGTAAAGGTATTTTAGTAGCACCTACAACTCACGGGAATATTATTGTGGGACCAAATGCCGAAAATATTCCTGATGAGTGGGTTAATACGGGAAAAGATGTAGCTAATACAGCTACTGGTTTAAAAGGTGTAGCAGAAGGAGCTAAAAAAAGTGTTCCAACAATTAATTTAGCTAACTCTATCCGAAATTTTTCTGGTGTTCGAGCAAATACAGATCGAGAAGATTTTATTATTGAGCAGGTTATGCCACAGTTTTACGATGTAGCAGGTATTAAGTCACCTGGTTTAACGGCTGCTCCAGCCAATTCTCTTTATCTAATTGAATTGATGAAACAAGATGGATTAGTGTTAGATAAAAAGAATGACTATGTGGATGAAAGAAAAAGAATTCATTTTAATCAGGCTAGTATTGAAGAAAAGCAACAATTAATTAGTGAAAATCCTGATTATGGTCGAATTATTTGCCGATGTGAAAATATTACAGAAGCAGATATTAGAGAAAGTTTGCATCAAACATTACCAGCTAAATCAGTCGAAGGTGTTAAGAGAAGAACTATTGCAGGCATGGGTAGATGCCAAGGAGGATTTTGTGGTCCTCGTGTTGTTGAAATTATCGCGGATGAGTTAAATATTTCTCCTTTAGAGGTTGATTTAGATCGATGGAATAGTCACATTTTAGTTAGTCAATCTAAGGAGGTTTTATAA
- a CDS encoding flavodoxin produces the protein MTLVKIAYTTNTGNTEGISEYLEDAFEDLEMEVVREEADDIDSDFFEDADIAIVATFTDGDGEIPFGFEDFYEEITDQELEGKIYGVVGTGDSELYPDFFCEAAHLFDKALAQTGATKGAEVLTIENEAEGEDVERINAFAKEVASK, from the coding sequence ATGACACTAGTAAAAATCGCTTATACAACTAATACAGGAAACACAGAAGGAATTTCAGAATATTTAGAAGATGCTTTTGAAGACTTAGAAATGGAAGTTGTAAGAGAAGAAGCAGACGATATCGATTCAGACTTTTTTGAAGATGCTGATATTGCAATTGTTGCAACATTTACAGATGGTGATGGAGAAATTCCATTTGGCTTTGAAGATTTCTATGAAGAAATAACAGATCAAGAACTGGAAGGAAAAATTTATGGTGTTGTTGGAACGGGAGACAGTGAATTATACCCAGACTTTTTCTGTGAAGCAGCTCATTTATTTGATAAAGCATTGGCCCAAACTGGAGCAACTAAAGGAGCAGAAGTTCTGACAATTGAAAATGAAGCAGAAGGTGAAGATGTCGAACGAATTAATGCTTTTGCTAAAGAAGTAGCTTCAAAATAA
- a CDS encoding zinc ribbon domain-containing protein, translated as MKQCQNCGQENASHAAFCESCGHAFEVKKVNPCTSCGVDNEEEASFCENCGTKLVAETPLINKEVKRCPNCQHELEEGAAFCDNCGIKVLEEKIEVEPQNVEPNEVPFPNVEEEVMQRPKQPVSKKNKMIGLVVAICLVFGGGLYAFFSQQNSQEKQIESLVVAIKNKDTSYLVDRMVTEDPSLTINEESLRPMLKYFEENKEDINTLKKALETQQFFNGFSLKAEGKVALLFTKYNIQVTPAYSTIESNVKNSVILMDGKEVATTDSNKYSKKIGPLIPGVYSFEATIKNKKDKKESTYTLLPKGEESVDMRFVMVKIPIRSNMKEATVLINDKEAGKLTDGETEIGPLLWNNKMKVQLVKKTDTDKLKTDVKELKQVDVDEDSGTYPEIVLNFNSADDYDIESGIKLFYDDFSHVVDSNSHFEPSEFASKYYVDGDKNASFSGIKDYINWCRERSSKREYEGVTFNVNVKSVEPLSNNTYKIKYNVVYRTTYPYSTKKTPRIEGFDYSDVKVQFEQDEDSSDVKNFKFIDMGDGGKKVEDNRANE; from the coding sequence TTGAAACAGTGTCAAAATTGTGGACAAGAAAATGCCTCTCATGCTGCATTTTGTGAATCATGTGGACATGCTTTTGAAGTAAAAAAAGTAAATCCATGTACTTCTTGTGGTGTTGATAATGAAGAAGAAGCCTCTTTTTGTGAGAATTGTGGAACAAAATTAGTTGCTGAAACACCTCTTATTAATAAAGAAGTGAAGCGATGCCCTAATTGTCAGCATGAATTAGAAGAAGGTGCTGCCTTTTGTGACAATTGTGGGATAAAGGTATTAGAAGAAAAAATAGAGGTAGAACCTCAGAATGTTGAACCAAATGAAGTACCATTTCCGAATGTTGAAGAAGAAGTGATGCAAAGACCAAAACAACCTGTCTCAAAGAAAAATAAAATGATTGGTTTGGTTGTTGCCATTTGTTTGGTATTTGGTGGTGGTTTATACGCCTTCTTTAGTCAGCAAAACAGCCAAGAAAAACAAATTGAGTCATTAGTTGTTGCTATAAAGAATAAAGATACGTCTTATTTAGTAGACCGAATGGTAACAGAAGACCCAAGTCTTACCATTAATGAAGAAAGTCTACGACCTATGTTAAAGTATTTTGAAGAAAATAAAGAAGATATCAATACATTAAAAAAAGCATTGGAAACACAACAATTTTTTAATGGTTTTTCTTTAAAAGCAGAAGGAAAAGTAGCACTTCTTTTTACTAAGTATAATATTCAAGTTACACCAGCTTATTCAACCATTGAATCGAATGTAAAGAATAGTGTTATTTTGATGGATGGTAAGGAAGTAGCAACAACAGACAGTAATAAATACTCTAAAAAAATAGGCCCTTTGATTCCTGGTGTTTATTCTTTTGAAGCAACTATCAAAAATAAAAAAGATAAAAAGGAATCAACTTATACATTACTACCTAAAGGTGAAGAATCTGTTGATATGCGATTTGTGATGGTTAAAATACCAATTCGTTCAAACATGAAAGAAGCGACTGTTTTAATTAATGACAAAGAAGCTGGTAAATTAACTGATGGTGAAACAGAGATTGGACCATTGCTATGGAATAATAAAATGAAAGTTCAATTGGTGAAAAAAACAGATACAGATAAATTAAAGACAGACGTTAAAGAATTAAAGCAAGTTGATGTGGATGAAGATAGTGGAACCTACCCAGAAATCGTTCTTAATTTTAATTCTGCAGATGATTATGATATCGAATCAGGAATAAAATTATTCTATGATGATTTCTCACATGTTGTAGATTCTAATAGTCATTTTGAACCAAGCGAATTTGCTAGCAAGTATTATGTTGATGGTGATAAAAATGCAAGTTTTTCTGGCATTAAAGACTACATCAATTGGTGTCGTGAAAGGTCAAGTAAACGTGAGTATGAAGGGGTAACATTTAATGTAAATGTTAAATCAGTAGAGCCTTTATCTAACAATACTTATAAGATCAAGTACAACGTTGTTTACCGCACGACTTATCCTTATTCGACTAAGAAAACACCTAGAATAGAAGGCTTTGATTACAGTGATGTCAAAGTTCAATTTGAGCAAGATGAAGACTCAAGTGACGTTAAAAACTTTAAATTTATTGATATGGGTGATGGTGGTAAAAAAGTTGAGGATAATCGAGCGAATGAATAG
- a CDS encoding LacI family DNA-binding transcriptional regulator, which produces MKLTIREIAELSGVSITTVSQILNKKSDRFSEETVKRVLKVVEENQYTPNYFASNIIKKESKLIGVIVPFITEQFSATLINLIRKSLSEEGYYLMVSESSGEMKEEIELFNRYHQIAVEAILCFTSNRFSEDVVVSSAYRNIPIVFVDAGINNSHFGNVYYNEYETVTQAIEWLIQNNHEKIGLITDDGSGYSFIERSNAYFDTMKNNKKEIYPHLVVKTDFSVENGYQATKTILKDEEVTAIFCCDDNLALGCYQAVYDSGKKVNDEIVVIGFDGIELLKSIRPQIQTLEIPFHEYAEILSKKLVKAMEFPHQKQEDDYLKMKFIEKKERTI; this is translated from the coding sequence ATGAAGTTAACTATTAGAGAAATAGCCGAATTATCTGGCGTTTCAATAACAACAGTTTCGCAAATTTTAAATAAAAAAAGTGATCGTTTCAGTGAGGAAACAGTCAAACGTGTCTTGAAGGTAGTGGAAGAAAATCAATACACACCAAATTATTTTGCTTCTAATATTATTAAAAAAGAATCTAAATTAATTGGTGTTATCGTTCCGTTTATCACGGAACAATTTTCAGCCACTTTAATTAACTTAATTCGAAAAAGCTTAAGTGAAGAAGGGTATTATTTAATGGTGAGTGAATCTTCTGGAGAGATGAAGGAAGAAATCGAGTTATTTAATCGATATCATCAAATAGCTGTGGAAGCTATTCTCTGTTTTACATCTAATCGTTTTTCAGAAGATGTGGTTGTTTCAAGTGCTTATCGAAATATTCCGATTGTGTTTGTAGATGCTGGCATAAATAATAGCCATTTCGGAAATGTTTATTATAATGAGTATGAAACAGTAACCCAAGCTATTGAATGGTTGATTCAGAATAATCATGAAAAAATTGGATTAATCACTGATGATGGAAGTGGTTACTCCTTTATTGAGCGATCAAATGCTTATTTTGATACGATGAAGAATAATAAAAAAGAGATTTACCCTCACTTAGTTGTTAAAACTGATTTTTCAGTAGAGAACGGCTATCAGGCGACTAAAACAATTTTGAAGGATGAAGAAGTTACTGCTATTTTTTGTTGTGATGATAATTTAGCATTAGGGTGTTACCAAGCCGTTTATGATAGTGGGAAAAAAGTGAATGACGAGATTGTAGTCATTGGATTTGATGGCATTGAGTTATTAAAAAGTATTCGACCACAAATTCAAACACTTGAAATTCCTTTTCACGAGTATGCTGAAATTTTATCAAAAAAATTAGTTAAAGCAATGGAATTCCCACATCAAAAACAAGAAGATGACTATCTAAAAATGAAATTTATAGAAAAGAAGGAAAGAACAATATGA
- a CDS encoding DUF1667 domain-containing protein → MADLICIVCPKGCHLHVDEDNDFKVTGNQCGRGKVYGKQEMINPVRTITSTCRIREANLPRVPVKTSETIPKGKMQAIMYEINQVELQAPVHVGDVIIPNILDTGVDVVACKNMEKVN, encoded by the coding sequence ATGGCTGATTTGATTTGTATTGTTTGTCCTAAGGGATGTCACTTACATGTGGACGAGGACAACGATTTTAAAGTAACTGGTAATCAGTGTGGACGAGGAAAAGTATACGGAAAACAAGAAATGATTAATCCTGTTAGAACCATCACATCTACTTGTCGAATTAGAGAAGCTAATTTACCAAGAGTTCCAGTTAAAACAAGTGAAACCATTCCAAAAGGTAAAATGCAAGCCATTATGTATGAAATTAATCAAGTTGAATTACAAGCGCCTGTTCACGTAGGAGATGTGATTATTCCGAATATCTTAGATACAGGAGTCGATGTTGTGGCTTGTAAAAATATGGAAAAAGTAAACTAA
- a CDS encoding NAD(P)/FAD-dependent oxidoreductase, with the protein MYDLIVIGGGPAGLAAALSAYENGLEKILIVERDVELGGILNQCIHNGFGLHYFKEELTGPEYAGRFIEKVQETTIEVMLDTICLEVSDDKKVHIMNKTQGYQVLSSQSIILAMGCRERTRGAIQLPGGRPAGILTAGAAQRYVNMEGYMVGKKVVILGSGDIGLIMARRMTLEGAEVLACIEVMPYSGGLNRNIVQCLHDFDIPLYLSHSIIDIKGNERLESITMAEIDENRQVIPGTEQEIECDTLLLSVGLIPENEISRKVGIEMDKRTKGALVFENRETSIPGIFACGNVLHVHDLVDHVSAESMVAGQSAAEYVKNLSETVEEDKLTLQNGEGISYVLPQRVRKNQVDKRVEVYFRVNRVIEACEVVVSHGDEIITTFKKKDLAPGEMETLKLRKKYFDDESIKDLEISIKEM; encoded by the coding sequence ATGTACGATTTGATTGTAATCGGTGGTGGACCTGCAGGACTTGCGGCGGCTCTAAGTGCCTATGAAAATGGTTTAGAAAAAATACTAATTGTCGAAAGAGACGTGGAACTTGGCGGTATTTTGAATCAGTGTATTCACAATGGTTTTGGACTTCATTATTTTAAAGAAGAGTTAACAGGACCTGAATACGCAGGACGTTTCATTGAAAAAGTGCAAGAGACAACCATTGAGGTTATGCTAGACACTATTTGTTTAGAGGTATCTGATGATAAAAAAGTTCATATTATGAATAAAACACAAGGTTATCAAGTTTTATCAAGTCAATCGATTATTCTTGCGATGGGATGTCGTGAACGAACAAGAGGGGCTATTCAATTACCTGGTGGCAGACCAGCAGGCATTTTAACAGCTGGAGCAGCTCAACGATATGTCAACATGGAAGGTTATATGGTAGGTAAGAAAGTAGTTATTCTAGGGTCAGGTGATATCGGTTTAATCATGGCAAGACGGATGACGTTAGAAGGAGCTGAAGTTTTAGCTTGTATTGAGGTGATGCCTTATTCAGGAGGGTTGAATCGAAATATTGTTCAATGTTTACATGACTTTGATATACCTCTTTATCTTTCTCATAGTATCATTGATATTAAAGGAAATGAACGACTAGAATCAATCACTATGGCAGAAATTGATGAAAATCGTCAAGTGATTCCTGGAACAGAACAAGAAATTGAATGTGACACACTTCTTTTATCTGTTGGATTGATACCAGAAAATGAAATTTCAAGAAAAGTTGGTATTGAAATGGATAAACGAACTAAAGGAGCACTCGTTTTTGAAAATCGTGAAACATCTATTCCGGGTATCTTTGCTTGTGGTAATGTTCTTCATGTCCATGATTTAGTGGATCATGTGAGTGCAGAAAGTATGGTAGCAGGCCAATCAGCTGCTGAATATGTCAAAAATTTATCTGAAACAGTTGAAGAAGACAAGTTGACACTTCAAAATGGGGAAGGTATTTCTTATGTATTACCTCAAAGAGTGAGAAAAAATCAGGTTGATAAACGAGTGGAAGTTTATTTTAGAGTCAATCGCGTCATCGAAGCCTGTGAAGTAGTTGTTTCTCATGGAGATGAAATTATTACAACTTTTAAAAAGAAAGACTTAGCACCAGGTGAAATGGAAACTTTGAAATTACGAAAAAAATATTTTGATGATGAGTCCATTAAAGATTTAGAAATTTCAATTAAGGAGATGTGA
- the map gene encoding type I methionyl aminopeptidase — protein sequence MITLKSPREIELMAESGALLASVHKELRTFIKPGITTWEIEVFVRNYIEEHGGVAAQIGFEGYKYATCISVNDEICHGFPKKQVLKTNDLVKVDMCIDLNGAISDSCWAYVVGEATDEVKKLMEVTKKALYLGIEQAQIGNRTGDIGDAIQTYVEGEGYSVVRDFIAHGIGPSIHEEPFFAHYGEKGKGARLKEGMTITIEPMVNIGSWEMMMLPNGWESKTKDGSLSCQYEHSIAITKEGPVILTSQGEEGSY from the coding sequence ATGATTACTTTGAAATCACCAAGAGAAATAGAATTAATGGCAGAATCAGGTGCTTTGTTAGCCTCTGTTCATAAAGAGTTAAGAACATTTATTAAACCAGGGATTACAACTTGGGAGATTGAAGTGTTCGTCCGAAATTACATTGAAGAACACGGAGGAGTAGCGGCACAAATTGGTTTTGAAGGATATAAATACGCTACCTGTATTAGTGTGAACGATGAAATTTGCCATGGCTTTCCTAAGAAACAAGTTTTAAAAACCAATGATTTAGTGAAAGTAGATATGTGTATTGATTTAAATGGAGCAATTTCAGATTCTTGTTGGGCCTATGTTGTAGGTGAAGCAACAGATGAAGTAAAAAAGTTAATGGAAGTAACAAAAAAAGCTCTTTATTTGGGTATCGAGCAAGCACAAATTGGTAACCGAACTGGTGATATTGGAGATGCGATTCAAACATATGTTGAAGGAGAAGGTTACAGTGTTGTGAGAGATTTTATTGCTCATGGCATTGGCCCATCCATTCATGAAGAACCATTTTTTGCTCATTACGGTGAAAAAGGAAAAGGTGCTCGTTTGAAAGAAGGCATGACGATTACAATTGAACCCATGGTAAATATTGGTTCATGGGAAATGATGATGTTACCAAATGGTTGGGAGTCAAAAACGAAAGATGGCAGCTTAAGTTGTCAATATGAACATAGTATTGCTATTACAAAAGAAGGACCGGTCATTTTAACTTCTCAAGGTGAAGAAGGCAGTTATTAA
- a CDS encoding zinc ribbon domain-containing protein, which produces MTKFCTNCGTELPEESKFCSKCGTKLNSNVVVSSTEQTSFSETKSVQAKYLTKNKWPFIVGIAFILIMGVWLFNKNPMTGDWISESEGVEVGIKGNSAELMFPDFLNDMSISFEGPIKKVSKKEYVFPINTSTVKVTFRDAVSNQEDIEEMLESLKEEVMASDLPPKEQKKIQKTFDSLQKSGNDLILSMSMKDYEKMNSVDSVDFLELDEFINFEFSIRPKGSTQIVFGDREHKEESFLMDKKVEK; this is translated from the coding sequence ATGACAAAATTTTGTACAAATTGTGGAACAGAGCTACCCGAGGAAAGTAAATTTTGTTCGAAATGTGGAACAAAGCTTAATTCAAATGTAGTTGTTAGTTCGACAGAGCAGACTAGTTTTTCTGAAACTAAAAGTGTTCAAGCTAAATATCTGACAAAAAATAAATGGCCTTTTATTGTAGGGATAGCTTTTATTTTAATAATGGGAGTTTGGTTATTTAACAAAAATCCTATGACTGGCGATTGGATTTCTGAGTCAGAAGGTGTTGAAGTTGGAATTAAAGGTAATTCAGCAGAGCTGATGTTTCCTGATTTTCTAAATGACATGAGTATTTCTTTTGAAGGGCCAATAAAAAAAGTAAGCAAAAAAGAGTACGTGTTTCCCATCAATACATCGACAGTAAAAGTTACGTTTCGTGATGCAGTAAGTAATCAAGAAGATATAGAAGAAATGCTTGAAAGTTTAAAAGAGGAAGTTATGGCGTCTGATTTGCCTCCAAAAGAACAAAAAAAGATACAAAAAACATTTGATTCACTCCAAAAATCAGGGAATGATTTAATTCTTAGTATGAGTATGAAAGATTATGAAAAAATGAATTCTGTTGATTCCGTAGATTTTCTTGAATTAGATGAATTTATTAATTTTGAATTTTCAATAAGACCTAAAGGAAGTACCCAAATCGTTTTTGGAGATAGAGAGCATAAAGAAGAGTCATTTTTAATGGATAAAAAAGTAGAAAAATAG
- a CDS encoding alpha/beta fold hydrolase, which produces MKTIKKENYTLTYLQKGDTNEPPIMVIGSPIYYPKLFNNEIYKDLNLIFISHIGFTEIAPEKSKHTLQDVVNDIEQIRQKANLESMYLLGHSGHGFMAMAYAEAYPERVNGVILSNLAPTNKKERQDLSITYFEDTASKERKDYFYQEIAKLEDDIKKAPEKRFSSMNIRMQAHGFYDYTYDGAYLWDDLPNNMPALDFLWGEAFAVYDTEHFFKKWQKPVILLLSDYDYLVAPTNLWDDISNTYHVPVIKFDKSGHNPMLEEPQKYHQALKDFIK; this is translated from the coding sequence ATGAAAACAATAAAAAAAGAAAATTATACATTAACTTATCTTCAAAAAGGAGACACTAACGAACCACCGATTATGGTTATTGGGAGTCCTATTTATTACCCTAAATTATTTAATAATGAGATTTACAAAGATTTAAACTTAATTTTTATTTCTCATATTGGTTTTACTGAAATAGCTCCCGAAAAAAGTAAGCATACCCTTCAAGATGTCGTTAACGATATAGAACAAATTAGACAAAAAGCTAATCTAGAATCTATGTATTTGTTAGGTCACTCTGGGCATGGCTTTATGGCAATGGCTTATGCTGAAGCTTATCCTGAAAGAGTTAATGGTGTTATACTTTCAAATCTAGCGCCAACTAACAAAAAAGAAAGACAAGACCTTAGTATCACCTATTTTGAAGACACAGCTTCTAAAGAAAGAAAAGACTATTTCTATCAAGAAATAGCTAAATTAGAAGATGATATTAAAAAAGCTCCTGAAAAGAGATTTTCTTCAATGAATATTCGTATGCAAGCTCATGGCTTTTATGACTACACTTATGATGGTGCGTACCTGTGGGATGATTTACCTAATAACATGCCCGCTCTTGATTTTTTATGGGGTGAAGCTTTTGCCGTTTATGACACGGAACATTTCTTTAAAAAATGGCAAAAACCTGTTATCTTATTGCTAAGTGATTATGATTACCTAGTTGCACCAACTAATCTTTGGGATGATATTAGCAATACTTATCATGTTCCTGTTATAAAATTTGATAAAAGTGGACACAACCCTATGCTTGAAGAGCCTCAAAAATATCATCAAGCTTTAAAAGATTTCATTAAATAA
- a CDS encoding SDR family oxidoreductase: MKKVLILGANGQIAKIVSHDLLSEDIDQRLFLRRSSRLTTKNPKKQEIIEGDALNQADLEVAMKGVDIVYANLAGEIIEEAKLVVSAMKKTGVKRLIWISTLGIYDEVPGNYGKWNHQQLDGGYLETYAEAAKIIEASELDYTIIRPAWLDNKDEIDYELTQRNEAFKGTEVSRKSIAHLVSQIILNPDQHIGESLGVNKPNTDGDKPAWVK, translated from the coding sequence ATGAAAAAAGTATTAATTTTAGGTGCAAACGGTCAAATCGCAAAAATTGTTAGTCACGATTTACTCTCAGAAGATATCGATCAACGGCTATTTTTACGACGTTCATCTCGTTTAACTACGAAAAATCCTAAAAAACAAGAAATAATCGAAGGTGATGCTTTAAATCAAGCGGATTTAGAAGTAGCAATGAAAGGTGTTGATATTGTCTACGCTAATTTAGCTGGTGAAATTATTGAAGAAGCGAAACTGGTTGTTTCTGCTATGAAAAAAACAGGCGTTAAACGTTTAATTTGGATTTCTACCTTAGGAATTTATGATGAAGTACCTGGCAACTATGGTAAATGGAATCATCAACAATTAGATGGTGGCTATTTAGAAACTTATGCTGAAGCTGCCAAAATCATTGAAGCTTCAGAGTTAGATTACACCATTATTCGACCAGCTTGGTTAGATAATAAAGACGAAATTGATTACGAGTTAACACAAAGAAATGAAGCTTTTAAAGGAACTGAGGTATCACGTAAAAGTATTGCTCACTTAGTTAGCCAAATTATTCTTAATCCTGATCAACACATAGGTGAATCACTTGGAGTTAACAAACCTAATACAGATGGAGATAAACCTGCTTGGGTTAAATAA
- a CDS encoding glycerol-3-phosphate responsive antiterminator, whose product MKEVNIYEKLRNNPIIAAIKDEADLDELLESDVEVIFVLQSSLLTVEELSKKIDESGKVGFVHLGLIKGLSDDEIGLRFLKEHTHFSGIISTKWPQLVRAQALGFMTVYRNFLVDSLAFNSLKKSQNPKFPDFIEILPNPNGKTIKAVTEQIKRPLIVSGLITDKEDVITALKNGAIAISSTNKKIWKL is encoded by the coding sequence ATGAAAGAAGTTAACATTTATGAAAAACTTAGAAATAATCCAATTATTGCAGCTATCAAAGATGAAGCGGATTTGGATGAGCTTTTAGAATCGGATGTAGAAGTTATTTTTGTTTTACAGTCTTCATTGTTAACCGTTGAAGAATTATCAAAAAAAATTGATGAAAGTGGTAAAGTTGGATTTGTCCATTTAGGACTTATTAAGGGATTGTCTGATGATGAGATTGGGTTGCGTTTTTTAAAAGAGCATACTCATTTTTCAGGAATTATCTCAACGAAATGGCCACAGTTAGTTAGAGCACAAGCTTTAGGTTTTATGACTGTTTATCGTAATTTTTTAGTGGATTCTTTAGCTTTTAATTCTCTCAAAAAGAGCCAAAATCCTAAGTTTCCTGACTTTATTGAGATACTACCTAATCCTAATGGAAAGACAATTAAAGCTGTCACAGAACAAATCAAACGACCGTTAATTGTTAGTGGCTTGATCACAGATAAGGAAGATGTAATAACAGCTTTAAAAAATGGGGCGATTGCTATTTCCTCTACTAATAAAAAAATATGGAAACTTTAA